In Pseudomonas sp. MM213, a genomic segment contains:
- a CDS encoding acyl-CoA dehydrogenase C-terminal domain-containing protein produces the protein MSDYKAPLRDMHFVLNEVFQVSRLWAKLPGLAEVIDEETAAAILEEAGKISAEVIAPLNRSSDEQGCTWSNGSVTAPDGFAAAYKAFAEGGWVGVGGDPRFGGMGMPKAISAQVEEMVNSASLSFGLYPMLTAGACLSINAHASEALKATYLPNLYDGTWTGSMCLTEAHAGTDLGLIRTRAEPQADGSFKISGSKIFITGGEHDLTENIIHLVLARLPDAPAGPKGISLFLVPKVLVNADGSLGERNSLSCGSIEHKMGIKASATCVMNFDGATGWIVDAPNKGLAAMFTMMNYERLGVGIQGLAQGERSYQNAVEYARDRLQSRSPRGAQNKDKAADPIIVHPDVRRMLLTMKALNEGGRAFSSYVALQLDTAKYSEDESISSRAQELVSLLTPVAKAFLTDMGLETTVHGQQAFGGHGYIREWGQEQLVRDVRITQIYEGTNGIQSLDLAGRKIVGSGGALYRLFASEIRNFTANACADLGEFTRPLNAAVDTLDELTAWLLDRAQNNPNEIGAASVEYLHVFGYTAYAYMWARMAKAAMSTHSKDAFYVSKLATARFYFARLLPRIHSLSASAKAGSECLYKLDAEQF, from the coding sequence ATGTCTGATTACAAAGCTCCTTTGCGTGACATGCACTTCGTACTCAACGAGGTTTTCCAGGTGTCCCGGTTGTGGGCCAAATTGCCTGGCCTGGCCGAGGTAATCGATGAAGAAACGGCCGCCGCGATCCTCGAAGAAGCCGGCAAGATCAGCGCCGAAGTGATTGCACCGCTGAACCGCAGCAGCGATGAACAAGGCTGCACCTGGAGCAATGGCTCGGTGACGGCACCGGATGGTTTTGCCGCCGCCTACAAGGCTTTTGCCGAAGGTGGCTGGGTGGGCGTAGGTGGCGATCCACGGTTCGGTGGCATGGGCATGCCCAAGGCCATTTCGGCCCAGGTCGAAGAGATGGTCAATTCGGCCAGCCTGTCCTTCGGCCTGTACCCGATGCTGACGGCCGGCGCGTGCCTGTCGATCAATGCTCACGCCAGCGAAGCACTGAAAGCCACCTACTTGCCGAACCTGTACGACGGCACCTGGACCGGCTCGATGTGCCTGACCGAAGCGCATGCCGGCACAGACCTGGGCCTGATTCGCACCCGTGCCGAACCTCAGGCCGACGGCAGTTTCAAGATCAGCGGCAGCAAGATATTCATCACCGGCGGTGAGCACGACCTGACCGAAAACATCATTCACCTGGTTCTGGCGCGCTTGCCGGATGCACCGGCGGGACCGAAAGGCATTTCGCTGTTCCTGGTGCCCAAGGTGCTGGTCAATGCCGATGGCTCGCTGGGCGAGCGCAACTCGCTGTCCTGTGGTTCCATCGAGCACAAGATGGGCATCAAGGCCTCCGCCACGTGCGTGATGAACTTTGACGGCGCCACCGGCTGGATCGTCGACGCACCGAACAAAGGGTTGGCGGCGATGTTCACCATGATGAATTACGAACGTCTGGGCGTGGGTATTCAGGGCCTGGCGCAAGGCGAACGCTCGTACCAGAACGCCGTCGAATACGCCCGTGACCGCCTGCAAAGCCGTTCGCCGAGGGGCGCGCAGAACAAGGACAAAGCCGCCGATCCGATCATCGTTCACCCGGATGTACGACGGATGCTGTTGACCATGAAGGCCTTGAACGAAGGCGGGCGGGCGTTTTCCAGCTACGTGGCCCTGCAGCTGGATACCGCCAAGTACAGCGAAGACGAGTCAATCAGCAGCCGCGCCCAGGAACTGGTGTCGCTTCTGACCCCTGTGGCCAAGGCGTTCCTCACCGACATGGGGCTGGAAACCACCGTGCATGGCCAGCAAGCCTTCGGCGGCCATGGCTACATCCGCGAATGGGGCCAGGAGCAATTGGTTCGCGATGTGCGCATCACCCAGATCTACGAAGGCACCAACGGTATCCAGTCACTGGACCTGGCCGGGCGCAAAATCGTCGGCAGCGGCGGGGCGCTCTACCGGCTGTTCGCTTCGGAAATCCGCAACTTTACCGCCAATGCCTGCGCTGACCTCGGCGAGTTCACCAGACCGTTGAACGCCGCCGTCGACACCCTCGACGAACTGACCGCATGGTTGCTGGACCGAGCCCAGAACAACCCGAATGAAATCGGCGCGGCTTCGGTCGAATACCTGCACGTGTTCGGCTACACCGCGTACGCCTACATGTGGGCGCGAATGGCCAAAGCGGCCATGAGCACGCATTCCAAGGACGCGTTCTATGTCAGCAAACTGGCCACTGCACGCTTCTACTTCGCCCGTCTGCTGCCACGTATCCACTCGTTGAGCGCGTCGGCCAAGGCTGGCAGCGAATGCCTCTATAAATTGGATGCAGAGCAGTTCTGA
- a CDS encoding fatty acid--CoA ligase — MMATKIIPPADGAYAYPLLIKQLLLSGVRYEPGREIVYADKLRYSYQTLNQRIRKLANALTAAGVKAGDTVALLDWDSHRYLECFFAVPMIGAVLHTVNIRLSPDQVLFTMNHAEDDLVLVHDDFLPLVEQIQGQLNTVKGYLQLTDDTATPTSLPVLGEYENLLAGAADQYDFPDFDENSVATLFYTTGTTGDPKGVYFTHRQLVLHTLNAVGTLGVYQGLPLLRSDDVYMPITPMFHVHAWGVPYVATLMGIKQVYPGRYEPNSLVRLYREEKVTFSHCVPTILQMILNCEEAQRTRFDGWKMLLGGSALTLGIASEASAKGIQVHSGYGMSETCPLLCLTYLRDEDLAQSTQAQLAIRIKTGTTVPMVDLKIIDANGNDVAHDGESLGEIVVRAPWLTQGYLKEPEKGAELWHNGWLHTGDMASIDPLGGVEIKDRIKDVIKTGGEWISSLELESLISEHPAVMSVAVVGIADEQWGERPMALVVCEPGQYLDRKMLEVHLQGFVERGRINKWAIPKRFRFVAEIPKTSVGKINKKLIRESESS, encoded by the coding sequence ATGATGGCGACAAAAATAATTCCGCCCGCCGACGGCGCCTACGCCTATCCCTTGCTGATCAAGCAATTGTTGTTGTCCGGCGTGCGCTACGAGCCGGGCCGGGAAATCGTGTATGCCGACAAGCTGCGCTACAGCTACCAGACGCTCAACCAGCGGATACGCAAGCTGGCCAACGCCTTGACCGCTGCCGGCGTCAAGGCCGGGGACACGGTGGCCCTGCTTGACTGGGATAGCCATCGCTACCTGGAATGTTTCTTTGCCGTGCCGATGATCGGCGCGGTGCTGCACACCGTGAACATTCGTCTTTCGCCGGATCAGGTGCTCTTCACCATGAACCATGCCGAGGACGACCTGGTGCTCGTGCATGACGATTTCCTGCCTCTGGTTGAACAGATTCAGGGTCAGCTCAACACCGTCAAAGGTTACTTGCAGCTTACGGACGACACAGCCACTCCCACGTCGCTGCCGGTGCTGGGGGAATATGAAAACCTGTTGGCCGGGGCCGCAGACCAGTACGACTTTCCCGATTTCGATGAAAACTCGGTGGCGACCCTTTTCTACACCACGGGCACTACCGGCGACCCTAAAGGCGTGTATTTCACCCACCGCCAATTGGTCTTGCACACCTTGAATGCCGTGGGCACTTTGGGCGTCTACCAGGGGTTGCCGCTGCTGCGCTCCGATGATGTCTACATGCCGATCACACCGATGTTTCACGTGCACGCCTGGGGTGTGCCCTATGTCGCCACCCTGATGGGCATCAAGCAGGTCTACCCCGGCCGCTACGAGCCCAACAGCCTGGTCAGGCTGTATCGAGAGGAGAAGGTCACGTTCTCCCACTGTGTGCCGACCATTCTGCAAATGATCCTGAACTGCGAGGAAGCGCAGCGGACTCGTTTTGATGGCTGGAAAATGCTCCTGGGCGGCAGCGCGCTGACCTTGGGCATCGCCAGTGAAGCGAGTGCCAAAGGTATTCAGGTACACAGCGGTTACGGCATGTCGGAAACCTGCCCGTTGCTGTGCCTGACTTACCTGCGCGACGAAGACCTCGCACAATCCACGCAAGCCCAACTGGCGATCCGCATCAAGACTGGCACAACCGTGCCGATGGTCGACCTGAAAATCATCGATGCCAATGGCAATGACGTTGCCCATGACGGAGAGTCCCTGGGCGAGATCGTGGTGCGCGCGCCTTGGTTGACCCAAGGCTATTTGAAGGAGCCCGAAAAGGGGGCAGAGCTTTGGCACAACGGCTGGCTGCACACCGGCGACATGGCCTCCATTGACCCTTTGGGAGGGGTGGAAATCAAAGATCGAATCAAGGATGTGATCAAGACGGGCGGGGAGTGGATCAGCTCCCTGGAACTGGAAAGCCTGATCAGCGAACACCCGGCCGTCATGTCAGTCGCGGTCGTGGGCATTGCGGACGAGCAATGGGGCGAACGGCCAATGGCGCTGGTGGTGTGCGAGCCTGGGCAATACCTCGACCGCAAGATGCTGGAGGTGCACCTGCAAGGGTTTGTCGAGCGTGGCCGTATCAATAAATGGGCGATCCCCAAGCGGTTCAGGTTCGTCGCCGAGATCCCTAAAACCAGCGTCGGGAAGATTAACAAGAAGCTCATCCGGGAAAGCGAATCGAGCTGA
- a CDS encoding TOBE domain-containing protein, which yields MTIKAINVRNQFKGVIKEIVEGEVVSEIDVQTASGIVTSVITTRSVRDLELRVGSEVIAFVKSTEVSIAKL from the coding sequence ATGACCATCAAAGCGATCAACGTTCGCAACCAGTTCAAGGGCGTCATCAAGGAAATCGTCGAAGGCGAAGTGGTCTCGGAAATCGATGTGCAAACCGCATCCGGGATCGTCACCTCGGTGATTACCACCCGCTCGGTGCGCGACCTCGAATTGAGGGTGGGCAGCGAAGTCATCGCCTTCGTCAAATCCACCGAGGTCTCGATTGCCAAGCTCTGA
- a CDS encoding LysR substrate-binding domain-containing protein, protein MSTLPTLDLELLRTFIAVVDHHSFAEAGAQLDRTQSSVTQHMQRLEQQVGVNLFEKRGRQKQLTEAGLQLLRHARQMLSLNDEALSSLRESSLSGVLRIGSPHDIADTILPPILSHIARSAPRLRLEIDVGRSPFLMEDLHRGKVDMVISTREDPNLEGFALRTSPVWWICSAQYLHNPGEPLPLILVDEPSIYRRYALEALERANIPWRQAYLASNLIGIKAATRAGLGVTPRSMEMLGPDMRVLGENDGLPRLPDVTYYLWIRPNTANLIARKAYDLIRASQGLSFS, encoded by the coding sequence ATGTCGACCCTGCCCACGCTTGATCTCGAATTGCTGCGCACTTTCATCGCGGTGGTGGATCACCACAGTTTTGCCGAGGCCGGCGCGCAACTGGACCGCACGCAATCGTCAGTCACCCAACACATGCAACGCCTGGAGCAACAGGTCGGGGTGAATCTGTTCGAGAAACGCGGGCGGCAAAAACAACTGACGGAAGCCGGGCTGCAGTTGCTGCGCCACGCACGGCAAATGCTCTCGCTCAACGACGAAGCCTTGAGTTCCCTGCGTGAAAGCAGCTTGAGCGGCGTGTTGCGCATCGGCTCGCCCCATGACATCGCTGACACGATCCTGCCGCCGATCCTCAGCCACATCGCTCGCTCGGCACCGCGCTTGCGCCTGGAAATCGACGTCGGTCGCAGCCCGTTCCTGATGGAAGACCTGCACCGGGGCAAGGTCGACATGGTGATTTCCACTCGCGAAGACCCGAACCTCGAAGGCTTTGCCTTGCGCACCTCGCCGGTGTGGTGGATTTGCTCGGCGCAATACCTGCACAACCCCGGCGAACCCTTGCCGCTGATTCTCGTGGATGAGCCAAGCATCTATCGGCGCTATGCACTGGAAGCGCTGGAACGCGCGAACATTCCCTGGCGTCAGGCGTACCTGGCGTCGAACCTGATCGGCATTAAAGCGGCGACGCGCGCGGGACTGGGGGTCACCCCCCGAAGCATGGAAATGCTCGGCCCGGACATGCGTGTGCTGGGTGAAAATGATGGATTGCCGCGACTGCCGGACGTCACTTACTACCTGTGGATCCGGCCTAACACCGCCAACCTGATCGCGCGCAAGGCCTATGACCTGATCCGCGCGAGCCAGGGCCTGTCGTTTTCTTGA
- a CDS encoding transporter substrate-binding domain-containing protein, with amino-acid sequence MLFERTPVKRILPVMLGALVSLAASTAAQADATLDKIEQRHALAVGVLLSGGPFGGIDPVTQKPRGLNVELAQELGRQLGAEVELVPVLPANRVQFLQQGKVDLLIANMEWTAERGEILGFVPTPFYRVGGTAAVLKDSKISRWEDLKGQPVCTSQGSSYVKPLTELGVEIKAFKSSSESLLALRGNNCVAAVHDATLVNPLIADSAEWKDYRAISPELNPAPSVIWTRRGESDTQARLDPIVKELHRSGWLIEAQTRNHITPASPALVELQKKFQANGA; translated from the coding sequence ATGTTGTTCGAGCGCACACCTGTAAAACGAATATTACCTGTGATGTTGGGCGCCCTGGTCTCACTGGCCGCCAGCACGGCTGCCCAGGCTGACGCGACGCTGGACAAGATCGAGCAGCGTCATGCGCTGGCGGTCGGCGTGCTGTTGTCGGGCGGCCCGTTTGGCGGGATTGATCCGGTCACCCAGAAGCCGCGCGGCTTGAACGTCGAACTCGCTCAGGAACTGGGTCGCCAGTTGGGCGCTGAAGTGGAGCTGGTCCCAGTCTTGCCGGCCAACCGCGTGCAGTTTTTGCAGCAGGGCAAAGTCGATTTGCTGATCGCCAACATGGAATGGACGGCGGAACGCGGCGAGATTCTCGGTTTTGTGCCGACGCCGTTTTACCGGGTCGGCGGCACCGCGGCGGTGCTCAAGGACAGCAAGATCAGCCGTTGGGAAGACCTCAAGGGGCAGCCGGTCTGCACCTCGCAAGGCAGCAGCTACGTCAAGCCGCTCACCGAGTTGGGCGTCGAGATCAAAGCTTTCAAGAGCTCGTCGGAATCCTTGCTGGCGTTGCGCGGCAATAACTGCGTCGCCGCAGTGCACGACGCCACGCTGGTCAATCCATTGATCGCCGACAGTGCCGAATGGAAAGACTACCGGGCGATCTCCCCGGAACTGAACCCGGCGCCCTCGGTGATCTGGACCCGTCGCGGCGAAAGCGACACCCAGGCCAGGCTCGACCCGATCGTCAAGGAGCTGCACCGCAGCGGCTGGCTGATCGAGGCGCAGACCCGCAACCACATCACGCCCGCGTCACCGGCGCTGGTCGAGTTGCAAAAGAAGTTTCAGGCCAACGGCGCCTGA
- a CDS encoding transporter substrate-binding domain-containing protein: protein MNRYFSVKNLSSLCLAGAVVLGASLAQADATLDKIEQRHAISVGVILSGPPFGTIDPKTGEHLGYNVELAKGVAKALGVEASTVSVLAPNRVQFLQQGKVDILIANMQFTDERAEILDYVPTPYEEVGGAALIRKGSGITQWADLKGKPVCVSQGSNFIKPLQETYGAEINAFRSQSESLLSLRGNGCVAAVHVSPTMHALLSDAEWAGYEIPLPGDLIPSNSVIWLRKGEHDTQAKLDAIVRDWHRSGWLIELGERTGMAPSQALRDLHEKYRNAAPLAVLP from the coding sequence ATGAATCGCTATTTTTCCGTAAAAAACCTGTCCTCGCTGTGCCTGGCCGGCGCTGTCGTGTTGGGTGCGAGCCTGGCTCAAGCCGATGCCACGCTGGACAAGATCGAGCAGCGCCACGCCATCAGTGTCGGGGTGATTCTCAGCGGGCCGCCGTTCGGCACCATCGACCCGAAGACGGGCGAACACCTGGGCTACAACGTCGAGCTGGCCAAAGGCGTTGCCAAGGCCTTGGGCGTCGAAGCCAGCACTGTCTCGGTCCTGGCGCCGAATCGCGTGCAGTTTTTGCAGCAGGGCAAGGTCGACATCCTGATCGCCAACATGCAGTTCACCGACGAGCGCGCCGAGATCCTCGATTATGTGCCCACGCCTTATGAAGAGGTGGGCGGCGCGGCGTTGATTCGCAAAGGCTCGGGCATTACCCAATGGGCCGACCTCAAGGGCAAGCCGGTGTGCGTGTCCCAGGGCAGCAACTTCATCAAGCCGTTGCAGGAAACCTACGGCGCCGAGATCAACGCGTTCCGCAGCCAGTCCGAGTCGTTGTTGTCGCTGCGCGGCAATGGCTGCGTGGCGGCGGTGCATGTCAGCCCGACCATGCATGCGTTGTTGAGCGATGCCGAGTGGGCCGGTTATGAAATCCCGCTGCCGGGTGATTTGATCCCCTCCAACTCGGTGATCTGGTTGCGTAAAGGCGAGCACGATACCCAGGCGAAACTCGATGCCATCGTGCGCGACTGGCACCGCAGCGGCTGGTTGATCGAGCTGGGCGAGCGCACGGGCATGGCGCCGTCTCAGGCCCTGCGTGACTTGCACGAAAAATATCGCAATGCCGCGCCGCTGGCGGTGCTTCCGTGA